From Elaeis guineensis isolate ETL-2024a chromosome 16, EG11, whole genome shotgun sequence, a single genomic window includes:
- the LOC105059163 gene encoding haloacid dehalogenase-like hydrolase domain-containing protein At2g33255 isoform X2 — MLLTHIGRSLATSPSLFLSLSSSSRYHRRAAMAVNFSGGGGGRATLRGVVFDMDGTLTVPVIDFAAMYRAVLGDEGLAAARAASPSGSVDVLHHIEKWAPPEQQKAYEIITHFERQGLDRLQIMPGATELCEYLDSKKIRRGLITRNIKAAVDLFHQRFGMKFIPALSREFRPYKPDPAPLLHICSTWGIPPSEVMMIGDSPRDDGVLLTQRCRIWWEMDFQFRPVAAPTSYLIVQQTLSKRHVTELNAACLWISSEDRMRPTILYRMDDLILCFQNHNQGLQLRITMPSRDRDGISAPSLSIHSGLYFIN, encoded by the exons ATGCTCCTCACCCACATCGGACGCTCTTTAGCCActtccccctctctcttcctctccctttcctcctcttctcgttATCATCGTCGGGCGGCGATGGCGGTGAATTTCTCTGGCGGCGGCGGGGGGAGGGCGACGCTGAGGGGCGTGGTGTTCGACATGGACGGGACGCTGACGGTGCCGGTGATTGACTTCGCGGCCATGTACAGGGCGGTGCTCGGGGACGAGGGCTTGGCCGCCGCCCGCGCCGCCAGCCCCTCGGGCAGCGTTGACGTCCTCCACCACATCGAGAAGTGGGCCCCGCCGGAGCAGCAGAAAGCCTACGAGATCATCACCCATTTCGAGCGCCAGGGCCTGGATCGCCTCCAGATTATGCCTG GTGCCACTGAACTTTGTGAATATCTTGATTCCAAGAAAATTAG GAGGGGTCTAATTACTCGCAATATCAAGGCTGCAGTTGATTTATTTCATCAACGATTTGGG ATGAAGTTCATCCCTGCTTTGAGTAGGGAATTTCGCCCTTACAAGCCAGATCCAGCTCCATTGCTACATATTTGTTCAACTTGGGGAATTCCTCCAAGTGAGGTCATGATGATAGGAGACAGCCCCCGAGATGAT GGAGTATTGCTGACACAAAGGTGCAGGATATGGTGGGAGATGGACTTTCAATTCAGACCAGTTGCTGCTCCAACATCCTATCTTATTGTTCAGCAAACCCTCTCAAAAAGACATGTCACAGAGTTGAATGCGGCATGCCTCTGGATCAGCTCTGAGGATAGGATGAGGCCAACAATATTGTACCGGATGGATGATCTTATACTGTGTTTTCAGAACCATAACCAAGGGCTCCAACTGCGAATTACCATGCCCTCCAGAGATAGGGATGGGATAAGTGCTCCCTCACTATCCATTCACTCTGGTTTGTATTTTATAAACTGA
- the LOC105059163 gene encoding haloacid dehalogenase-like hydrolase domain-containing protein At2g33255 isoform X5, with protein MLLTHIGRSLATSPSLFLSLSSSSRYHRRAAMAVNFSGGGGGRATLRGVVFDMDGTLTVPVIDFAAMYRAVLGDEGLAAARAASPSGSVDVLHHIEKWAPPEQQKAYEIITHFERQGLDRLQIMPGATELCEYLDSKKIRRGLITRNIKAAVDLFHQRFGMKFIPALSREFRPYKPDPAPLLHICSTWGIPPSEVMMIGDSPRDDGIEMPMVEPWAKIPKETKWGCRINWIQS; from the exons ATGCTCCTCACCCACATCGGACGCTCTTTAGCCActtccccctctctcttcctctccctttcctcctcttctcgttATCATCGTCGGGCGGCGATGGCGGTGAATTTCTCTGGCGGCGGCGGGGGGAGGGCGACGCTGAGGGGCGTGGTGTTCGACATGGACGGGACGCTGACGGTGCCGGTGATTGACTTCGCGGCCATGTACAGGGCGGTGCTCGGGGACGAGGGCTTGGCCGCCGCCCGCGCCGCCAGCCCCTCGGGCAGCGTTGACGTCCTCCACCACATCGAGAAGTGGGCCCCGCCGGAGCAGCAGAAAGCCTACGAGATCATCACCCATTTCGAGCGCCAGGGCCTGGATCGCCTCCAGATTATGCCTG GTGCCACTGAACTTTGTGAATATCTTGATTCCAAGAAAATTAG GAGGGGTCTAATTACTCGCAATATCAAGGCTGCAGTTGATTTATTTCATCAACGATTTGGG ATGAAGTTCATCCCTGCTTTGAGTAGGGAATTTCGCCCTTACAAGCCAGATCCAGCTCCATTGCTACATATTTGTTCAACTTGGGGAATTCCTCCAAGTGAGGTCATGATGATAGGAGACAGCCCCCGAGATGAT GGGATTGAAATGCCGATGGTTGAACCATGGGCCAAGATTCCAAAGGAGACCAAGTGGGGGTGCAGAATAAATTGGATTCAGAGCTGA
- the LOC105059163 gene encoding haloacid dehalogenase-like hydrolase domain-containing protein At2g33255 isoform X6 gives MLLTHIGRSLATSPSLFLSLSSSSRYHRRAAMAVNFSGGGGGRATLRGVVFDMDGTLTVPVIDFAAMYRAVLGDEGLAAARAASPSGSVDVLHHIEKWAPPEQQKAYEIITHFERQGLDRLQIMPGATELCEYLDSKKIRRGLITRNIKAAVDLFHQRFGVVCGKRAGAFTCLLDETGRYCSPEFLADDQKPDFRVSSLIEVHSLLETHFDLVPQSLTC, from the exons ATGCTCCTCACCCACATCGGACGCTCTTTAGCCActtccccctctctcttcctctccctttcctcctcttctcgttATCATCGTCGGGCGGCGATGGCGGTGAATTTCTCTGGCGGCGGCGGGGGGAGGGCGACGCTGAGGGGCGTGGTGTTCGACATGGACGGGACGCTGACGGTGCCGGTGATTGACTTCGCGGCCATGTACAGGGCGGTGCTCGGGGACGAGGGCTTGGCCGCCGCCCGCGCCGCCAGCCCCTCGGGCAGCGTTGACGTCCTCCACCACATCGAGAAGTGGGCCCCGCCGGAGCAGCAGAAAGCCTACGAGATCATCACCCATTTCGAGCGCCAGGGCCTGGATCGCCTCCAGATTATGCCTG GTGCCACTGAACTTTGTGAATATCTTGATTCCAAGAAAATTAG GAGGGGTCTAATTACTCGCAATATCAAGGCTGCAGTTGATTTATTTCATCAACGATTTGGG GTGGTTTGTGGGAAGAGAGCTGGAGCCTTTACATGTTTGCTTGATGAAACAGGGAGATATTGCTCTCCTGAATTTCTCGCTGACGATCAAAAACCTGATTTCAGAGTGTCTTCTCTAATTGAAGTGCACTCTCTTTTGGAGACCCATTTTGATTTGGTGCCACAATCTCTAACTTGCTAA
- the LOC105059163 gene encoding uncharacterized protein isoform X1, which yields MLLTHIGRSLATSPSLFLSLSSSSRYHRRAAMAVNFSGGGGGRATLRGVVFDMDGTLTVPVIDFAAMYRAVLGDEGLAAARAASPSGSVDVLHHIEKWAPPEQQKAYEIITHFERQGLDRLQIMPGATELCEYLDSKKIRRGLITRNIKAAVDLFHQRFGMKFIPALSREFRPYKPDPAPLLHICSTWGIPPSEVMMIGDSPRDDEKILMKILKPSDMKKFLIPKVAEHEFPCMSNKVRFSDRDGEAWEFQYLFYNNKCIKGQRIYNTTCRLLSAGWPKFVKQKGLQPDDMIIFYKCWSLGNPYFLIDIRYKNHIYSIYTSLTHTEEEKGETNRNTSSLTHIEEEKMEKKRIKLFGVWIG from the exons ATGCTCCTCACCCACATCGGACGCTCTTTAGCCActtccccctctctcttcctctccctttcctcctcttctcgttATCATCGTCGGGCGGCGATGGCGGTGAATTTCTCTGGCGGCGGCGGGGGGAGGGCGACGCTGAGGGGCGTGGTGTTCGACATGGACGGGACGCTGACGGTGCCGGTGATTGACTTCGCGGCCATGTACAGGGCGGTGCTCGGGGACGAGGGCTTGGCCGCCGCCCGCGCCGCCAGCCCCTCGGGCAGCGTTGACGTCCTCCACCACATCGAGAAGTGGGCCCCGCCGGAGCAGCAGAAAGCCTACGAGATCATCACCCATTTCGAGCGCCAGGGCCTGGATCGCCTCCAGATTATGCCTG GTGCCACTGAACTTTGTGAATATCTTGATTCCAAGAAAATTAG GAGGGGTCTAATTACTCGCAATATCAAGGCTGCAGTTGATTTATTTCATCAACGATTTGGG ATGAAGTTCATCCCTGCTTTGAGTAGGGAATTTCGCCCTTACAAGCCAGATCCAGCTCCATTGCTACATATTTGTTCAACTTGGGGAATTCCTCCAAGTGAGGTCATGATGATAGGAGACAGCCCCCGAGATGAT GAGAAGATATTGATGAAGATTTTAAAGCCAAGTGATATGAAAAAATTCCTGATACCGAAAGTTGCCGAGCATGAGTTCCCATGCATGTCAAACAAAGTCAGATTTTCTGATCGGGATGGCGAAGCATGGGAATTTCAATATTTATTCTACAACAATAAATGCATAAAAGGCCAACGTATTTACAATACAACATGTCGTTTGCTTTCTGCAGGATGGCCTAAATTTGTAAAACAAAAGGGCCTGCAGCCAGATGATATGATTATCTTCTACAAATGCTGGAGCCTGGGAAATCCgtattttttgattgatattcgatacaaaaatcatatatatagcATTTACACCTCTTTGACTCATACCGAAGAGGAGAAGGGGGAGACTAATAGAAATACATCCTCTCTGACTCACATAGAAGAGgaaaagatggagaaaaaaaggATCAAACTGTTTGGTGTCTGGATTGGTTAG
- the LOC105059163 gene encoding haloacid dehalogenase-like hydrolase domain-containing protein At2g33255 isoform X3 — protein sequence MLLTHIGRSLATSPSLFLSLSSSSRYHRRAAMAVNFSGGGGGRATLRGVVFDMDGTLTVPVIDFAAMYRAVLGDEGLAAARAASPSGSVDVLHHIEKWAPPEQQKAYEIITHFERQGLDRLQIMPGATELCEYLDSKKIRRGLITRNIKAAVDLFHQRFGMKFIPALSREFRPYKPDPAPLLHICSTWGIPPSEVMMIGDSPRDDVVCGKRAGAFTCLLDETGRYCSPEFLADDQKPDFRVSSLIEVHSLLETHFDLVPQSLTC from the exons ATGCTCCTCACCCACATCGGACGCTCTTTAGCCActtccccctctctcttcctctccctttcctcctcttctcgttATCATCGTCGGGCGGCGATGGCGGTGAATTTCTCTGGCGGCGGCGGGGGGAGGGCGACGCTGAGGGGCGTGGTGTTCGACATGGACGGGACGCTGACGGTGCCGGTGATTGACTTCGCGGCCATGTACAGGGCGGTGCTCGGGGACGAGGGCTTGGCCGCCGCCCGCGCCGCCAGCCCCTCGGGCAGCGTTGACGTCCTCCACCACATCGAGAAGTGGGCCCCGCCGGAGCAGCAGAAAGCCTACGAGATCATCACCCATTTCGAGCGCCAGGGCCTGGATCGCCTCCAGATTATGCCTG GTGCCACTGAACTTTGTGAATATCTTGATTCCAAGAAAATTAG GAGGGGTCTAATTACTCGCAATATCAAGGCTGCAGTTGATTTATTTCATCAACGATTTGGG ATGAAGTTCATCCCTGCTTTGAGTAGGGAATTTCGCCCTTACAAGCCAGATCCAGCTCCATTGCTACATATTTGTTCAACTTGGGGAATTCCTCCAAGTGAGGTCATGATGATAGGAGACAGCCCCCGAGATGAT GTGGTTTGTGGGAAGAGAGCTGGAGCCTTTACATGTTTGCTTGATGAAACAGGGAGATATTGCTCTCCTGAATTTCTCGCTGACGATCAAAAACCTGATTTCAGAGTGTCTTCTCTAATTGAAGTGCACTCTCTTTTGGAGACCCATTTTGATTTGGTGCCACAATCTCTAACTTGCTAA
- the LOC105059163 gene encoding haloacid dehalogenase-like hydrolase domain-containing protein At2g33255 isoform X4, whose amino-acid sequence MLLTHIGRSLATSPSLFLSLSSSSRYHRRAAMAVNFSGGGGGRATLRGVVFDMDGTLTVPVIDFAAMYRAVLGDEGLAAARAASPSGSVDVLHHIEKWAPPEQQKAYEIITHFERQGLDRLQIMPGATELCEYLDSKKIRRGLITRNIKAAVDLFHQRFGMKFIPALSREFRPYKPDPAPLLHICSTWGIPPSEVMMIGDSPRDDVSCSCTKTRCKRSASTHLHLTASNLFPMLFKHQLANWLVIYTRAPNNQDIRGLL is encoded by the exons ATGCTCCTCACCCACATCGGACGCTCTTTAGCCActtccccctctctcttcctctccctttcctcctcttctcgttATCATCGTCGGGCGGCGATGGCGGTGAATTTCTCTGGCGGCGGCGGGGGGAGGGCGACGCTGAGGGGCGTGGTGTTCGACATGGACGGGACGCTGACGGTGCCGGTGATTGACTTCGCGGCCATGTACAGGGCGGTGCTCGGGGACGAGGGCTTGGCCGCCGCCCGCGCCGCCAGCCCCTCGGGCAGCGTTGACGTCCTCCACCACATCGAGAAGTGGGCCCCGCCGGAGCAGCAGAAAGCCTACGAGATCATCACCCATTTCGAGCGCCAGGGCCTGGATCGCCTCCAGATTATGCCTG GTGCCACTGAACTTTGTGAATATCTTGATTCCAAGAAAATTAG GAGGGGTCTAATTACTCGCAATATCAAGGCTGCAGTTGATTTATTTCATCAACGATTTGGG ATGAAGTTCATCCCTGCTTTGAGTAGGGAATTTCGCCCTTACAAGCCAGATCCAGCTCCATTGCTACATATTTGTTCAACTTGGGGAATTCCTCCAAGTGAGGTCATGATGATAGGAGACAGCCCCCGAGATGAT gtCAGCTGCAGCTGCACCAAGACCAGGTGCAAGCGGAGCGCATCTACACATTTGCACTTGACAGCATCAAATTTATTTCCAATGCTCTTCAAACATCAATTGGCTAACTGGCTTGTGATTTACACGAGAGCTCCAAATAACCAAGATATCCGAGGCCTACTTTAA